A DNA window from Ornithobacterium rhinotracheale DSM 15997 contains the following coding sequences:
- the trxB gene encoding thioredoxin-disulfide reductase — protein sequence MSDTTHNVIIIGSGPAGYTAAIYAARAEMHPIVITGMQPGGQLTTTTDVENFPGYPDGIMGPELMTDLQKQAERFGTKVIFDFVKEVKLSQEKGGIHQVITNNGEVYNTKTVIISTGASAKYLGLDDEKKYAGSGVSACATCDGFFYRGKDVAVIGGGDTAAEEATYLAKLCNKVYLLVRKDEMRASKVMQDRVLSTPNIEVLFNHELEGLSGEMVVEKAHIFNNQTQEKRDLVVDGVFIAIGHKPNTELFQGVVDTDETGYIITQGKGTHTNIPGVFAAGDVQDHTYRQAISAAGSGCKAALDAERYIAEL from the coding sequence ATGTCAGATACTACACACAATGTTATTATAATAGGTTCGGGACCAGCAGGATACACTGCAGCTATCTATGCCGCCAGAGCTGAAATGCACCCTATCGTGATTACAGGCATGCAGCCAGGTGGACAACTCACTACAACTACAGATGTTGAGAATTTCCCTGGCTATCCCGATGGAATCATGGGACCAGAATTAATGACTGATTTGCAAAAACAAGCAGAAAGATTCGGTACTAAGGTAATTTTTGATTTTGTAAAAGAAGTAAAATTAAGCCAAGAAAAAGGTGGTATTCATCAAGTAATTACCAATAACGGAGAAGTTTATAATACCAAAACCGTTATTATCTCAACGGGTGCGTCGGCGAAATATTTAGGCTTAGACGATGAGAAAAAATATGCAGGAAGCGGAGTTTCAGCTTGTGCCACTTGTGATGGATTCTTCTATAGAGGCAAAGATGTAGCTGTAATTGGTGGCGGTGATACCGCTGCGGAAGAGGCTACTTACTTGGCAAAGCTTTGCAACAAAGTGTATCTTTTAGTGAGAAAAGACGAAATGCGTGCTTCTAAAGTAATGCAAGACCGAGTATTAAGCACACCAAACATTGAGGTTTTATTTAATCATGAATTGGAAGGTCTTAGTGGAGAAATGGTAGTAGAAAAAGCTCATATTTTTAACAATCAAACACAAGAAAAACGCGATTTGGTTGTAGATGGAGTTTTCATAGCCATTGGGCACAAACCAAATACAGAGCTTTTCCAAGGTGTGGTGGATACCGATGAAACTGGTTATATCATTACACAAGGCAAAGGAACTCACACTAATATTCCTGGTGTTTTTGCGGCAGGAGATGTGCAAGATCACACTTATCGCCAAGCGATTTCGGCAGCGGGCTCTGGGTGTAAAGCCGCTCTTGACGCTGAAAGATATATTGCAGAATTATAA
- a CDS encoding zinc metallopeptidase: protein MGYYLIIGIFTLASMYVSHKLKSKFQLYSRMRLSNGMSGKEIAEQMLADNGINDVRVVSVPGQLTDHYDPRNKTVNLSEGVYLERSAAAAAVAAHECGHAVQHKVGYKWLNFRSKMVPAVNVSSNLSMFLIMGGIALYATMNIPYILILGIVFFAVTTIFTFVTLPVEYDASNRALAWMEQRNIVQPREYAAAKDSLKWAARTYLVAAIGSLAQLLYFLSMLDRRN, encoded by the coding sequence ATGGGATATTATTTAATAATTGGTATTTTCACTCTCGCAAGCATGTATGTGAGCCATAAACTGAAATCCAAATTTCAGCTATACTCAAGAATGCGACTTTCCAATGGCATGAGCGGAAAAGAAATCGCAGAACAAATGCTTGCCGATAATGGAATAAATGATGTGAGAGTAGTTTCGGTTCCAGGACAGCTGACCGATCACTACGACCCGCGAAACAAAACCGTAAACCTATCAGAAGGCGTGTATTTAGAAAGATCTGCCGCTGCCGCTGCTGTTGCGGCACACGAATGCGGACACGCTGTGCAACATAAAGTGGGCTACAAATGGCTTAACTTTAGATCTAAAATGGTGCCTGCTGTGAATGTAAGTTCTAATTTATCAATGTTTTTGATTATGGGAGGTATCGCTCTTTATGCAACCATGAACATTCCATATATATTGATTTTAGGAATTGTATTTTTTGCAGTAACTACCATTTTCACTTTTGTGACCCTGCCCGTGGAATATGATGCCAGCAACCGAGCACTCGCCTGGATGGAGCAAAGAAATATAGTGCAACCACGCGAATATGCCGCTGCCAAAGATTCTTTGAAATGGGCAGCTAGAACTTACTTAGTCGCTGCAATTGGCTCACTAGCACAATTGTTATACTTCCTAAGTATGCTTGACCGAAGAAATTAA
- a CDS encoding GDSL-type esterase/lipase family protein, whose product MKKIAIILSFSSLCVFGQNQYSPYYYQRVSLFEELPITPNDVVFLGNSITDGAEWQELFPDVSIKNRGISGDVCQGVLDRLEPIVSGKPSKVFLLIGTNDLAHKVSNDSVVSGIKTIVKTIQQESPKTKIYLQSILPVNDSFTKFKGHYARINDIPLINAELKAWASKVGITYIDLYKDFVIPNTHQLNPDFTNDGLHLLGKAYVHWAKLIKPYLNER is encoded by the coding sequence ATGAAGAAAATCGCTATTATTTTAAGTTTTTCAAGCCTTTGTGTTTTTGGACAAAATCAATATTCGCCTTACTATTATCAGCGTGTAAGTTTGTTTGAAGAATTACCCATTACGCCCAATGATGTCGTGTTTTTGGGCAACAGCATTACCGATGGTGCTGAGTGGCAAGAGCTTTTTCCAGATGTTTCTATTAAAAATAGAGGAATCAGTGGAGATGTGTGTCAAGGTGTTTTAGACCGATTGGAGCCGATTGTTTCTGGGAAGCCAAGCAAAGTTTTTCTACTCATTGGAACCAATGATTTGGCACATAAAGTGAGCAACGATTCTGTGGTGAGTGGGATTAAAACTATCGTAAAAACGATTCAACAAGAATCACCGAAAACTAAAATTTATTTACAAAGTATTTTGCCTGTAAATGATTCTTTTACCAAATTTAAAGGTCATTACGCACGTATTAATGATATTCCGCTCATCAATGCAGAATTAAAGGCGTGGGCTTCCAAAGTTGGGATCACCTACATCGATTTGTACAAAGATTTTGTAATACCAAACACCCATCAATTAAATCCAGACTTCACCAACGATGGTTTGCATCTTTTGGGCAAAGCCTATGTGCATTGGGCAAAATTGATTAAGCCATATCTTAATGAGCGATGA
- the dnaN gene encoding DNA polymerase III subunit beta: MKFIVASSTLQKHLQMLGSVINSSNTLAILDNFLFDLDHNQLKITATDLETTISTVIEVQSEDVESICVPSKILLDTLKTFPDQPLTFLKREDNQLEIVSDQGKYQLSYLSSEDFPETPALPDVSSTTIPSDVLVEAINKTIFATSNDTHRPVMTGVYFEWNSNFLQFVGTDAHRLVKYTRNDLHSTDGSEFIMPKKPMNILKNILPSGEDVIVDYNENNARFSVGNLTITCRLVDGKYPAYGAVIPKENPKVMTINRTMFLNSLRRVSIFANKSTYLVRLKLNGNQLTINSEDTDFANKAEEKLPCDYHGEEFQIGFNAKFLSEILQNLQSEDITLSMSEPSRAGIIKPVGDLEEGEEILMLVMPLMLSAK, from the coding sequence ATGAAATTTATCGTTGCGAGTTCGACATTGCAAAAGCACCTACAAATGCTAGGTAGCGTCATAAATTCAAGCAATACTTTAGCTATTTTAGACAATTTTTTGTTTGATTTAGATCACAATCAATTGAAAATCACTGCAACAGATTTAGAAACCACCATTTCGACCGTGATCGAAGTTCAGTCAGAAGATGTGGAATCTATTTGCGTGCCTTCAAAGATTTTGCTTGATACGCTTAAAACTTTCCCAGACCAGCCTTTAACTTTCTTAAAAAGAGAAGATAATCAATTAGAAATCGTTTCTGATCAAGGTAAATACCAGCTATCTTATCTTTCGTCTGAGGATTTTCCAGAAACACCAGCTTTGCCAGATGTGAGCTCTACAACAATCCCGAGCGATGTCTTGGTAGAGGCGATTAACAAAACTATTTTTGCAACGAGCAACGATACTCATCGCCCTGTGATGACGGGTGTTTATTTCGAATGGAATAGCAATTTCCTACAATTTGTGGGAACAGATGCACACCGCTTGGTGAAATATACAAGAAATGACTTACATTCAACAGATGGTTCGGAATTCATTATGCCTAAAAAGCCTATGAATATCTTAAAAAATATTTTGCCTTCTGGAGAAGATGTGATTGTGGACTATAACGAAAACAATGCAAGATTTAGCGTAGGGAATTTGACCATTACTTGCCGATTGGTAGATGGGAAGTATCCTGCTTATGGTGCTGTGATCCCAAAAGAAAATCCAAAAGTGATGACTATCAACCGTACGATGTTCTTGAACTCGCTACGCCGTGTGTCTATCTTTGCCAATAAATCAACTTACCTTGTAAGATTAAAACTAAATGGTAATCAATTAACCATCAACTCAGAAGATACAGATTTCGCAAACAAGGCTGAGGAAAAATTGCCATGCGACTACCATGGAGAAGAATTCCAAATTGGATTTAATGCTAAATTCTTGTCTGAAATCTTACAAAATTTACAAAGCGAAGACATTACACTTTCTATGTCTGAACCAAGCCGTGCGGGTATCATAAAACCTGTGGGAGACTTGGAAGAAGGCGAAGAAATCTTAATGCTTGTGATGCCACTAATGCTTTCAGCTAAATAA
- a CDS encoding Smr/MutS family protein yields MIHFKIGDKVKVIDDNLSGTVTKVNENEITIETDFGFEMLYEPKELLPDVGMEEEIEFSSPKTTPQKETKKLASKKKKVEKVFDPRAKMPEIKTEKEKVAKKPKKIRKPPLEIDLHYAQLENYDRLLAKNLILARQMNSLKKRVERAREHGYDRVVIIHGKGEGILETEVKKWLNEMGYHFYDADFQRYKLGATEVELPKF; encoded by the coding sequence ATGATACATTTTAAAATAGGTGATAAAGTAAAAGTAATCGATGATAATCTCAGCGGCACTGTAACCAAAGTGAACGAAAACGAAATCACCATTGAGACCGATTTTGGTTTTGAGATGCTCTACGAACCTAAAGAGCTTCTGCCCGATGTAGGAATGGAAGAAGAAATTGAATTTTCTTCACCAAAAACTACTCCCCAAAAAGAAACTAAAAAATTAGCCTCTAAAAAGAAAAAGGTAGAAAAAGTTTTTGATCCTCGTGCAAAAATGCCAGAAATCAAAACTGAAAAGGAAAAGGTTGCTAAAAAGCCAAAAAAAATCAGAAAGCCACCTTTGGAAATTGATTTGCATTATGCCCAATTAGAAAACTACGACCGATTATTGGCAAAAAACTTGATTTTAGCCCGCCAAATGAACTCTTTAAAGAAAAGAGTGGAAAGAGCAAGAGAGCATGGCTACGATCGTGTCGTGATCATCCACGGAAAAGGAGAAGGAATCCTAGAAACTGAAGTAAAAAAATGGCTAAACGAAATGGGATATCATTTTTACGATGCCGATTTCCAACGATACAAATTAGGGGCAACAGAAGTGGAATTGCCTAAATTCTAA
- the pheT gene encoding phenylalanine--tRNA ligase subunit beta has translation MKISHQLLSDFLKTDLNVEKVSAILTDTGLEVEGVEKTGVAKEDLEGFVVGKVLTCEQHPNADKLKVTTVDLGNGNIQQIVCGAPNIAAGQNVPVATVGTVIKDDKGNSFTIKKAKLRGEESNGMICSQKELRISEDNSGIWVMDESLVAGTPLSEIIEESVDYVYEIGLTANRADAMSHFGVARDAYAAMKSKKLNASFEQPNTELEISSKEKSPIEVKVEDAELCPRYAGIYIKGVKVAPSPQWLQQRLKAIGLSPKNNLVDATNYVLHGLGQPMHAFDADKIAGNTIIVKKATEGEKFTTLDEVERTLSGDDLMICNANEPMCIAGVMGGKDSAVSETTQNIFLESAYFNPVSVRKTAKSQTINSDSSFRFERGIDPNYCVKALHFAVKLIQEIAGGEVVGQIIDVYPTPIEGFDVLLQYRNVERILGERLHREKIKEILELLDIEIISETDGTLELKVPAYRVDVQREIDVIEDILRIYGYNNIQINEKVSSSIVAGEGFLDHKVSEGISDLLITHGFNEAMNLSMYKKEYNDWLGFSEKNSVTLINSLSQDVSTMRRSLLPSLLSNLDYNIKRRNSNIKLFEFGKSYRVENGKYIETPHLALAVTGDVAGENWHEKSRSVSFFYLKGVVEQILEKFKAQNTKGAELKKDYFTYALNYLLNEESLVYVAEVNKDLLKKFDIDQPVFYAEFGMEAFYKNYEENKGMKFKSLPKFPSVRRDLALLLNTDTSYEAVKECVEACDTTHIKDVNLFDVYQGDKLPEGKKSYAISLQLQDEEKTMNDKQIDAIMKKVIKVLQDKLNAELRN, from the coding sequence ATGAAAATTTCTCACCAATTGCTATCTGATTTTTTAAAAACAGATTTAAATGTAGAAAAAGTTTCAGCCATTTTAACCGATACAGGACTTGAAGTAGAAGGAGTAGAAAAAACTGGCGTTGCCAAAGAAGATTTAGAAGGTTTTGTTGTAGGAAAAGTATTGACCTGCGAACAACATCCCAACGCCGACAAACTTAAAGTTACAACCGTAGATTTAGGAAACGGTAACATTCAGCAAATCGTGTGCGGTGCACCAAACATTGCAGCAGGGCAAAATGTTCCTGTGGCAACTGTGGGTACCGTAATCAAAGATGATAAAGGAAACTCGTTTACCATCAAAAAAGCAAAATTAAGAGGCGAAGAATCAAACGGAATGATTTGCTCTCAAAAAGAATTACGCATTTCTGAGGATAATTCTGGGATTTGGGTAATGGATGAAAGCCTAGTGGCGGGAACTCCCCTATCAGAAATTATTGAAGAGAGTGTAGATTATGTGTACGAAATCGGGCTTACTGCCAATCGTGCCGATGCTATGTCGCATTTCGGTGTAGCACGAGACGCCTATGCCGCTATGAAATCTAAAAAGCTCAATGCTTCTTTTGAACAGCCTAATACAGAGCTTGAAATCAGCTCAAAAGAAAAATCTCCAATTGAGGTAAAAGTAGAAGATGCTGAGCTTTGTCCGAGATATGCAGGAATTTATATCAAAGGAGTAAAAGTAGCTCCATCGCCACAATGGCTTCAACAGAGATTAAAAGCCATCGGACTTTCGCCTAAAAACAACTTGGTAGATGCTACCAACTATGTTTTGCACGGATTGGGGCAACCAATGCACGCTTTTGATGCCGATAAAATTGCAGGAAATACCATTATTGTAAAAAAAGCCACAGAAGGCGAAAAATTTACTACGCTAGACGAGGTAGAACGCACTTTGAGTGGCGATGATTTGATGATTTGCAATGCAAACGAACCTATGTGTATCGCTGGTGTAATGGGTGGTAAGGATTCTGCTGTGAGCGAAACCACACAAAACATTTTCTTAGAAAGTGCTTACTTCAATCCCGTGAGCGTGAGAAAAACGGCTAAAAGCCAAACAATTAACAGTGATTCATCATTCCGATTTGAAAGAGGAATTGATCCTAATTACTGTGTAAAAGCCTTGCATTTTGCCGTAAAATTAATCCAAGAAATCGCAGGTGGCGAAGTAGTAGGACAAATAATAGATGTGTACCCTACACCAATCGAAGGTTTTGACGTTTTGCTACAATATAGAAATGTAGAAAGAATTTTGGGCGAAAGACTGCATCGCGAAAAAATCAAAGAAATTTTAGAACTTCTTGACATAGAAATCATCTCTGAAACAGACGGAACTTTGGAATTAAAAGTACCTGCATATCGTGTAGATGTTCAGCGTGAGATTGATGTGATTGAAGATATTTTGAGAATCTATGGCTACAACAATATCCAAATCAACGAAAAGGTGAGCTCTTCCATCGTTGCTGGCGAGGGATTCCTAGACCATAAAGTGAGCGAGGGCATTTCTGATTTGTTGATCACACACGGATTTAACGAAGCGATGAACCTCTCGATGTACAAAAAAGAGTACAACGATTGGCTTGGATTTAGCGAAAAAAATTCTGTGACTTTGATTAACTCATTAAGCCAAGATGTTTCGACAATGCGTAGAAGTTTGTTGCCAAGTTTGCTCTCAAACTTAGACTACAACATTAAACGCCGAAATAGCAATATCAAGTTATTTGAATTTGGAAAATCTTACCGAGTAGAAAACGGAAAATATATCGAAACTCCACATTTGGCTCTCGCTGTAACTGGTGATGTAGCGGGCGAAAATTGGCATGAAAAATCGAGAAGTGTTTCTTTCTTCTACCTTAAAGGTGTTGTGGAGCAAATTTTAGAAAAATTCAAAGCTCAAAACACAAAAGGTGCAGAATTGAAAAAAGATTACTTTACCTATGCACTAAACTATCTTCTAAACGAAGAATCTTTGGTATATGTAGCAGAAGTAAACAAAGATTTATTAAAGAAATTCGACATCGATCAGCCTGTGTTTTATGCAGAATTTGGCATGGAAGCTTTCTACAAAAATTATGAGGAAAACAAAGGCATGAAATTCAAAAGCTTGCCTAAATTCCCGAGCGTAAGAAGAGATTTGGCACTATTGCTAAACACAGATACAAGCTATGAAGCTGTAAAAGAATGTGTTGAAGCTTGCGACACTACCCACATCAAAGATGTAAATTTATTTGATGTGTATCAAGGTGATAAACTTCCTGAGGGTAAAAAGTCGTATGCAATCAGCCTTCAATTACAAGATGAGGAAAAGACAATGAACGATAAGCAAATTGATGCGATTATGAAAAAAGTAATCAAAGTGCTTCAAGATAAATTAAACGCAGAACTTAGAAACTAA
- a CDS encoding META domain-containing protein, translating to MKKLSILFVMAILLFSCDALSPIAKGSTDVSKLYGNWILQNNKDAEIGFNADPLSINFQKDGEELKVNGFAGCNRFFGACTAQAGVINLANLASTRMACPQLDIEKRYLSLLSKSNRYEIKGKDLYFYQNNLLLLHFKR from the coding sequence ATGAAAAAATTATCCATATTGTTTGTTATGGCAATTTTGCTTTTCTCGTGCGATGCCCTAAGCCCTATTGCAAAAGGCTCTACCGATGTTTCAAAATTGTACGGAAATTGGATTTTACAAAACAATAAAGATGCAGAAATTGGTTTCAACGCAGATCCTTTATCTATTAATTTTCAAAAAGATGGAGAAGAACTGAAAGTAAATGGATTTGCAGGGTGCAACCGATTTTTTGGAGCATGCACAGCACAAGCTGGCGTAATCAACCTAGCCAACTTAGCAAGCACTCGCATGGCTTGTCCGCAACTTGATATAGAAAAACGATATTTATCGCTTTTAAGTAAATCAAATCGTTACGAAATCAAAGGAAAGGACTTGTATTTTTATCAAAATAATTTATTGTTATTACATTTTAAACGATAA
- the rplI gene encoding 50S ribosomal protein L9, whose translation MQVILTKDVENLGFEFEVVSVKPGYGRNFLIPQGLAKLATPKNIEELNKVLEDRKAHEEALIAEANKIIEAVKGLELVIAAKVGEGDKLFGSVNNADLTDLLNQKGVNVERKHVSILGRNIKRLGSYTAIVKPHRSVQTEISFDIVPE comes from the coding sequence ATGCAAGTAATTTTAACAAAAGACGTAGAAAACTTAGGTTTTGAGTTTGAAGTAGTTTCAGTAAAACCGGGTTACGGAAGAAACTTTTTAATCCCTCAAGGTTTGGCTAAATTAGCTACTCCTAAAAATATTGAGGAATTAAACAAAGTTTTAGAAGATAGAAAAGCACACGAAGAAGCACTTATCGCAGAGGCTAATAAAATTATTGAGGCTGTTAAAGGTCTTGAATTAGTAATTGCTGCTAAAGTGGGAGAGGGTGATAAACTTTTCGGTTCTGTAAACAACGCAGATTTAACTGATTTGTTGAACCAAAAAGGTGTGAATGTTGAACGTAAACATGTATCTATCTTAGGTAGAAACATCAAGAGATTAGGTTCTTACACAGCTATCGTGAAACCTCACAGAAGTGTACAAACTGAAATTTCTTTCGACATTGTACCAGAATAA
- a CDS encoding rolling circle replication-associated protein — MRQYQEVNNYYLCEKVQLRPTSLLHYSYVMDLRNYEVGYAPTLRQNLNKEKTELDELNALDDISEFGSIVKYAEKCVELYKEKQQEVYNEKGHVLKDLGTLSDTQVRNIKKYAILFADATKSNKDKYLSFVTLTLPSAQKHHDRVLRKILAKYLDHLKKVYGLKNYLWKAETQKNGNIHFHVLIDTQIPREDIQRIWNQYINKYGYVDRYSEKMNRLTAKEYMAKYSKNYKSEKDCILAYQRNKKMGWSNPPSTKIETPKSKRNIVAYVVKYLLKQEENKRPVIGAVWGASNKVKKLNYLNFEVSSYLEELNHLRGKLEYVPTAIQFVELYKGKVYQMIRKGYKKLNEHLKIYNKAIRQLLDTDLSINLDQLIQLIYEKQYTELANN, encoded by the coding sequence ATGCGACAATATCAAGAGGTTAATAATTATTATTTGTGTGAAAAGGTTCAGCTTAGACCTACTAGCCTATTGCATTATAGTTATGTGATGGATTTACGAAATTACGAAGTAGGCTATGCTCCTACTTTACGCCAAAATCTAAACAAGGAAAAAACAGAATTAGATGAGTTAAACGCACTAGATGATATTTCAGAGTTTGGTTCAATTGTTAAATATGCTGAAAAGTGTGTTGAGTTGTATAAGGAGAAACAACAAGAAGTGTATAATGAGAAAGGGCATGTTTTAAAGGATTTAGGAACGCTCTCGGATACTCAAGTAAGGAATATAAAAAAGTATGCTATTTTATTTGCTGACGCAACTAAATCAAACAAGGACAAATATTTATCTTTTGTAACCTTGACCTTGCCCAGTGCCCAAAAGCACCATGATAGAGTGTTGCGTAAAATACTTGCTAAGTATCTTGACCATTTAAAAAAGGTCTATGGTTTAAAAAATTATCTCTGGAAAGCGGAGACGCAGAAGAATGGAAATATTCATTTTCATGTTTTGATTGATACGCAAATCCCTCGTGAGGATATTCAGCGCATATGGAACCAGTATATAAATAAATATGGTTATGTTGATAGATATTCTGAAAAGATGAACCGCTTAACGGCTAAAGAATATATGGCTAAGTATTCAAAAAATTATAAATCAGAAAAAGACTGCATACTAGCTTACCAGCGTAATAAAAAAATGGGTTGGAGCAATCCCCCAAGTACTAAAATTGAAACGCCAAAGAGTAAACGAAATATAGTTGCGTATGTGGTGAAATATCTATTAAAGCAAGAAGAAAATAAACGCCCAGTAATTGGTGCGGTGTGGGGCGCATCAAATAAGGTAAAAAAACTCAATTATTTAAATTTTGAAGTTAGCAGTTATTTAGAGGAGTTAAACCACTTGCGGGGAAAATTGGAGTATGTGCCTACTGCTATTCAATTTGTAGAGTTGTATAAAGGTAAAGTATATCAGATGATCCGCAAGGGATATAAAAAATTAAACGAGCATTTAAAAATTTATAATAAAGCCATAAGACAGTTATTAGATACCGATTTGAGTATAAATTTAGACCAGTTAATCCAATTAATTTATGAAAAACAATACACAGAACTTGCAAATAATTAG
- a CDS encoding L-serine ammonia-lyase → MENISVFDMLKIGVGPSSSHTLGPWRAAQQFLEELKIRNIFDLVNGIQIDLYGSLSLTGKGHATDLAILLGLSGTDPVTIPVESIDSIIGHIRTHRNLLLDNQKTIYFDFEQIKFNKEFLPYHANGMKITAFLENGESYDSTFYSIGGGFITKEETEEMVDLSDNQSFPYPTYKAKDLLNYCNELNMNISDIVMQNELSVRTEEEINHQLKAIWKVMLESIYVGCHTEGFLPGGLMVRRRAYDMYQKLKDPRFPYTHPKNWLQSIRKTRMFYREIFKWVSTFAIAVNEVNASLGRVVTAPTNGSAGVIPAVLMFYLSVENHKAGFEEIKRFLLTAGVIGSIFKRNATISAAMGGCQAEIGVSSAMAAGALCELRGGTPAQCLNAAEIAMEHHLGLTCDPIEGLVQIPCIERNSMGAIKAINASELALDAEHPKVSLDHVIHTMWQTAKDMNSKYKETSEGGLAVSVKLVDC, encoded by the coding sequence ATGGAAAATATTAGTGTTTTTGATATGCTCAAAATCGGTGTGGGACCTTCAAGTTCGCACACTTTGGGACCATGGCGAGCGGCTCAACAATTCTTGGAAGAATTAAAAATTCGCAACATTTTTGATTTAGTCAATGGGATTCAAATCGATTTGTATGGCTCGCTTTCTCTTACAGGCAAAGGGCATGCTACGGATTTGGCTATTCTTTTGGGATTGAGTGGTACCGATCCCGTAACGATTCCCGTGGAAAGCATCGACAGCATCATCGGACATATCCGAACGCATCGTAACTTGCTCTTAGACAATCAAAAAACAATATATTTCGATTTTGAACAGATTAAATTCAACAAGGAATTTTTGCCCTATCATGCCAATGGGATGAAGATTACCGCTTTTCTTGAAAATGGCGAAAGCTACGACTCTACCTTCTACTCTATCGGCGGTGGATTCATAACTAAAGAAGAAACCGAAGAGATGGTGGATTTATCTGACAACCAATCTTTTCCATACCCTACTTATAAGGCTAAAGATTTATTAAACTATTGTAATGAGCTCAATATGAACATTTCTGATATCGTGATGCAAAACGAATTGAGCGTGCGCACCGAAGAGGAAATCAATCACCAATTAAAAGCCATTTGGAAAGTAATGCTCGAGTCGATTTATGTCGGTTGCCACACCGAAGGTTTCCTGCCTGGAGGGCTTATGGTACGCCGCAGAGCTTATGATATGTACCAAAAATTGAAAGACCCGAGATTTCCTTACACTCACCCAAAAAATTGGCTCCAGAGTATTCGAAAAACTCGCATGTTTTACCGAGAAATCTTTAAATGGGTTTCAACTTTTGCCATTGCTGTAAACGAAGTAAACGCTTCGCTAGGACGCGTAGTTACGGCTCCTACCAATGGCTCTGCAGGAGTAATCCCTGCCGTATTGATGTTTTATTTAAGCGTAGAAAATCACAAAGCTGGCTTTGAAGAAATTAAACGATTTTTGCTCACCGCTGGTGTAATTGGTAGTATTTTTAAACGCAACGCAACGATTTCGGCCGCTATGGGTGGATGCCAAGCAGAAATCGGCGTATCATCGGCCATGGCTGCAGGGGCTCTCTGCGAATTACGTGGTGGAACGCCTGCACAATGTCTGAACGCGGCAGAAATCGCCATGGAACATCATTTAGGACTTACTTGCGACCCGATTGAAGGTTTGGTACAAATTCCTTGTATTGAGCGAAATTCCATGGGAGCCATCAAAGCCATCAACGCATCGGAATTGGCACTCGATGCAGAGCACCCGAAAGTGTCGCTAGACCATGTGATTCACACCATGTGGCAAACCGCTAAAGACATGAATTCCAAATACAAAGAAACATCAGAAGGTGGATTGGCCGTGAGCGTGAAATTGGTAGATTGCTAA
- a CDS encoding outer membrane beta-barrel protein, whose protein sequence is MRTKLFRSFALLFLIISGLSQAQQKNQIRFSYNFFVEDQPIFLNTEDGGDGYHIGSPIAFDLHYLRELEKNFFIETGIDYLGKRIITSHTNIPRQIPKIDDIKEDFHLLSIPVYARYHFGKYFFASGGALLEAQLNRTTAPNQSGLGLGATAGAQYSYSDFIFSVNPSAKLHGLLSGKSLFAFTIQAGVGYKF, encoded by the coding sequence ATGAGAACAAAATTATTTCGCAGTTTTGCATTGCTTTTTTTAATAATCAGTGGATTGTCACAAGCTCAGCAAAAAAATCAAATTCGATTTTCATATAATTTTTTCGTTGAAGACCAGCCCATTTTTTTAAATACAGAAGATGGTGGCGATGGCTATCATATTGGGTCTCCCATTGCTTTTGATTTGCATTATCTTCGTGAGCTTGAAAAAAACTTTTTTATTGAAACGGGTATAGATTATTTAGGTAAGAGAATTATTACAAGCCATACGAACATTCCTAGACAAATACCTAAAATAGATGATATAAAGGAAGATTTTCATTTGTTAAGCATTCCCGTATATGCTCGCTATCATTTTGGTAAATACTTCTTTGCGAGTGGTGGAGCGTTGTTAGAGGCTCAGTTAAACAGAACCACAGCTCCAAATCAGTCAGGACTTGGGCTCGGCGCCACTGCGGGAGCACAATATTCCTATTCTGATTTTATTTTTTCGGTAAACCCTTCGGCTAAACTTCATGGTTTATTAAGTGGCAAATCCTTATTTGCCTTTACTATTCAAGCAGGCGTAGGCTATAAATTTTAA